One window of Streptomyces sp. FIT100 genomic DNA carries:
- a CDS encoding amidohydrolase has translation MIDTPTLVDQYCHGVLRTELGLGTFEAHLGRTAGPPAPGTTFFDTQTGFAVRRWCPPLLGLEPHCPPARYLARRRELGVLESGRRLLRATGIATYLVDTGLPGDLTGLPEMAATGDADAHEIVRLEQLAEQVADTSGTVDGFLANLAEAVHGAAASAVAFTSVGGARHGLALAPEPPGPGEVRGATGRWLAARQVGGRLTDPVLLRHLRWSAVASGRPLQLHVGVDDPLLLTDFAAATAGLGTDLVLLPGYPYHRHAAHLASVFPHVYADVGPALAHTGAGAASVLAETLELAPFGKLLFSSGARGLPELHVVGARIFREALARVLSGWVVDGAWSRSDAQRVAEMIAAGNARRVYGLAR, from the coding sequence ATGATCGATACGCCGACCTTGGTGGATCAGTACTGCCACGGCGTCCTCCGCACCGAGCTCGGCCTCGGCACCTTCGAGGCGCACCTCGGCAGGACCGCGGGGCCGCCCGCGCCCGGTACCACCTTCTTCGACACGCAGACCGGCTTCGCCGTACGGCGCTGGTGCCCGCCGCTGCTCGGTCTGGAGCCGCACTGCCCGCCGGCCCGCTACCTCGCCCGCCGCAGGGAGCTCGGCGTGCTGGAGTCCGGCCGCCGGCTGCTGCGAGCCACCGGAATCGCCACATACCTGGTGGATACCGGGCTGCCCGGGGACCTGACCGGGCTGCCGGAGATGGCCGCCACGGGCGACGCCGACGCCCATGAGATCGTCCGGCTGGAGCAGCTCGCCGAGCAGGTCGCCGACACCTCGGGGACCGTCGACGGCTTCCTCGCCAATCTCGCCGAGGCCGTGCACGGCGCTGCGGCATCGGCCGTCGCCTTCACCTCCGTCGGGGGCGCACGGCACGGACTGGCGCTCGCCCCCGAACCGCCGGGCCCCGGCGAGGTGCGGGGCGCGACCGGGCGCTGGCTGGCGGCGCGGCAGGTCGGCGGCCGGCTCACCGACCCGGTGCTGCTGCGCCATCTCCGCTGGAGCGCCGTCGCCTCGGGGCGCCCGCTGCAGCTCCACGTCGGGGTCGACGACCCATTGCTGCTCACCGACTTCGCGGCGGCCACGGCGGGCCTCGGCACCGATCTCGTACTGCTGCCCGGCTATCCGTACCACCGCCACGCCGCGCATCTGGCGAGCGTCTTCCCGCATGTGTACGCCGATGTGGGGCCGGCCCTCGCCCACACCGGGGCGGGCGCCGCGTCCGTGCTCGCCGAGACCCTGGAGCTCGCGCCGTTCGGGAAGCTGCTCTTCTCCAGCGGTGCGCGCGGACTGCCCGAGCTGCACGTCGTCGGGGCGCGCATCTTCCGGGAGGCACTGGCGCGTGTGCTCAGCGGCTGGGTGGTCGACGGCGCCTGGAGCCGCAGCGACGCCCAGCGGGTGGCCGAGATGATCGCTGCGGGCAACGCCCGGCGCGTGTACGGGCTCGCCCGCTGA